In a genomic window of Passer domesticus isolate bPasDom1 chromosome 3, bPasDom1.hap1, whole genome shotgun sequence:
- the THBD gene encoding thrombomodulin, translating into MLSSGRRRPPPPRAMRPLLPPPLPLLLLLLLLGTAALAQPRDLSPAGAQCLEHECFAVFWASRPFSGASEGCERGGGHLMTVRSTVAEEAIALLLQNREGRLWLGLSLSPSLSCTEPSRRLRGFHWITGDRRTDYTNWAPSGQRCGERCVTVSRELRWEERRCEEPAEGFLCQYSYGGSCPRLATQPGVPVTYATPFGARGADFLALPPGSVALIPDLGLELRCEDGDGAGPRWGRDTPGAWPCQLGGGGCAGTCAEERGRPRCSCPEGAVLAPDGRGCRSPCEGAQCQHHCVVAGGSFVCMCSVGYRLAADGVSCEDIDDCDSEPGPCEQKCVNTKGGFECQCHSGYRMVDGHCQRLPPCWEMPCEQRCEELPEGYRCGCHPGYAVHPLDATRCRLYCNATECPAVCDAGGSCVCPEGFVLDGEEQLCMDLDECDSGHCEFNCTNTPGSFQCHCPHGHQLSGVDCVLIPDGDGEEVFSGDSELEQPTPVPSRSPPKAEQLHPGVLVGIAAGALLSLLALLALGFHLARKRCRSHGSMDYKYSGPQEKELGLQPVPSAQKP; encoded by the coding sequence ATGCTCAGCTCGGGGCGCCGCCGGCCGCCCCCTCCGCGGGCCATGCggccgctgctgccgccgccgctgccgctgctgctgctgctgctgctgctggggacggCGGCGCTGGCACAGCCGCGGGACCTGTCCCCCGCGGGCGCGCAGTGCCTGGAGCACGAGTGTTTCGCCGTGTTCTGGGCGTCCCGGCCCTTCTCCGGCGCCAGCGAGGGCTGCGAGCGGGGCGGGGGACACCTCATGACCGTGCGCTCCACCGTGGCCGAGGAGGCGATCGCGCTGCTGCTCCAGAACCGCGAGGGGCGGCTCTGGCTCGGGCTGTCGCTGTCGCCCTCGCTGTCCTGCACCGAGCCCAGCCGGCGGCTCCGCGGTTTCCACTGGATCACGGGCGACCGCCGCACCGATTACACCAACTGGGCGCCGTCGGGGCAGCGCTGCGGCGAGCGCTGCGTGACCGTGTCCCGGGAGCTGCGCTGGGAGGAGCGGCGCTGCGAGGAGCCGGCCGAAGGCTTCCTCTGCCAGTACAGCTACGGAGGCAGCTGTCCCCGCCTGGCCACCCAGCCCGGCGTCCCCGTCACCTACGCCACCCCTTTCGGCGCCCGCGGAGCGGACTTCCTGGCGCTGCCTCCGGGCAGCGTGGCGCTCATCCCTGACCTCGGGCTGGAGCTGCGCTGCGAGGACGGGGACGGcgcggggccgcgctggggccGCGACACGCCGGGAGCGTGGCCGTGCCAGctgggcggcggcggctgcgcgGGGACGTGCGCGGAGGAGCGCGGGCGGCCGCGCTGCTCCTGCCCCGAGGGCGCGGTGCTGGCCCCGGACGGGCGCGGGTGCCGCTCGCCCTGCGAGGGAGCGCAGTGCCAGCACCACTGCGTGGTGGCCGGCGGCTCCTTCGTGTGCATGTGCTCCGTCGGGTACCGGCTGGCGGCCGACGGCGTCAGCTGCGAGGACATCGACGACTGCGACAGCGAGCCCGGCCCGTGCGAGCAGAAGTGCGTGAACACCAAGGGCGGCTTCGAGTGCCAGTGCCACAGCGGCTACAGGATGGTGGACGGGCACTGCCAGCGCCTGCCGCCCTGCTGGGAGATGCCGTGCGAGCAGCGCTGCGAGGAGCTGCCCGAGGGCTACCGCTGCGGCTGCCACCCCGGCTACGCCGTGCACCCGCTGGACGCCACCCGCTGCCGCCTGTACTGCAACGCCACCGAGTGCCCGGCCGTGTGCgacgccgggggcagctgcgtCTGCCCCGAGGGCTTCGTGCTGGACGGCGAAGAGCAGCTGTGCATGGACCTGGATGAGTGCGACAGCGGTCACTGCGAGTTCAACTGCACCAACACCCCCGGGAGCTTCCAGTGCCATTGTCCCCACGGCCACCAGCTCAGCGGCGTCGACTGCGTCCTCATCCCGGACGGGGATGGCGAGGAAGTGTTCTCGGGGGATTCGGAGCTGGAACAGCCCACGCCCGTCCCCAGCCGGTCCCCGCCGAAAGCGGAGCAGCTGCACCCCGGGGTGCTGGTGGGCATCGCCGCGGGTGCCCTGCTGagcctcctggccctgctggctctgggatTCCACCTGGCCAGGAAGCGCTGCCGCTCCCACGGCTCCATGGACTACAAGTACAGCGGCCcccaggagaaggagctggggctTCAGCCCGTGCCCTCGGCGCAGAAGCCCTAG
- the SSTR4 gene encoding somatostatin receptor type 4: protein MSTDGEQLLAAGIPLWSISSWAGSEPPPNSSAAAGPAAAAGEAGQAPAAPERGGSAAEIAGMVVLQCIYGLVCLLGLLGNALVIFVILRYAKMKTATNIYLLNLAIADELFMLSVPFVATAAALRRWPFGRALCRTVLGVDGLNMFSSVFCLTVLSLDRYIAVVHPLRAASYRRPRVAKLVNGGVWLLALLVASPIPVFAGTAVTRDGRAVACDLLWPSPAWAAAFVVYSSALGFVLPVVAMALCYLLLAGKMRVVAQGVGWQQRRRSEGKLTRLVVTVVAMFVVCWLPFYVVQLLELLLPGRLDASAHNASLLLSYSNSCANPILYGLLSENFRNSFHGVLRRCRDAGLCCCRAADGDGGDSEDEEEPLDYCAAPRGDAKGCGCPPLACQQDPLRPQPCCAPGALLPKTTPF from the coding sequence ATGAGCACAGACGGcgagcagctcctggcagccggGATTCCCCTCTGGAGCATCTCCAGCTGGGCCGGCTCTGAGCCGCCCCCCAACAGCAGCGCGGCGGCAGGGCcagcggcggcagcgggagAGGCCGGCCAGGCCCCGGCCGCCCCGGAgcgcggcgggagcgcggcggagATCGCGGGCATGGTGGTGCTGCAGTGCATCTACGGCCTGgtgtgcctgctggggctgctgggcaaCGCGCTGGTCATCTTCGTCATCCTGCGCTACGCCAAGATGAAGACGGCCACCAACATCtacctgctcaacctggccatCGCCGACGAGCTCTTCATGCTCAGCGTGCCCTTCGTGGCCacggcggcggcgctgcggcGCTGGCCCTTCGGCCGCGCGCTCTGCCGGACCGTGCTGGGCGTGGACGGCCTCAACATGTTCAGCAGCGTCTTCTGCCTCACCGTGCTCAGCCTGGACCGCTACATCGCCGTGGTGCACCCGCTGCGCGCCGCCTCCTACCGCCGCCCGCGCGTGGCCAAGCTGGTCAACGGCGGCGTGTggctgctggcgctgctggtGGCCTCGCCCATCCCGGTGTTCGCCGGCACGGCGGTGACCCGCGACGGCCGCGCCGTGGCCTGCGACCTGCTgtggcccagcccggcctgggcGGCCGCCTTCGTGGTGTACAGCAGCGCGCTGGGCTTCGTGCTGCCCGTGGTGGCCATGGCGCTGTGCTACCTGCTGCTGGCCGGCAAGATGCGCGTGGTGGCGCAGGGcgtgggctggcagcagcggcggcgctCCGAGGGCAAGCTGACGCGGCTGGTGGTCACCGTGGTGGCCATGTTCGTGGTGTGCTGGCTGCCCTTCTACgtggtgcagctgctggagctgctgctgcccggcCGCCTGGACGCCAGCGCGCACAACGCCTCGCTGCTGCTCAGCTACTCCAACAGCTGCGCCAACCCCATCCTCTATGGATTGCTCTCCGAGAATTTCCGCAACTCCTTCCACGGCGTGCTGCGCCGCTGCCGCGACGccggcctgtgctgctgccgcGCCGCCGACGGGGACGGCGGGGACagcgaggacgaggaggagccGCTGGATTACTGCGCCGCGCCCCGCGGGGACGCCAAGGGCTGCGGGTGTCCCCCCCTGGCCTGCCAGCAGGACCCCCtgcgcccccagccctgctgcgcGCCCGGGGCCCTcctccccaaaaccaccccctTCTAG